A single Catharus ustulatus isolate bCatUst1 chromosome 7, bCatUst1.pri.v2, whole genome shotgun sequence DNA region contains:
- the CCNT2 gene encoding cyclin-T2 isoform X4, protein MKAAFNLRLNPLCPAIPLNACYTSKDLAQTSYFMATNSLHLTTFCLQYKPTVIACVCIHLACKWSNWEIPVSTDGKHWWEYVDPSVTLELLDELTHEFLQILEKTPSRLKRIRNWRANQAAKKPKGDGQVSENSLLGSSLVQNSILVDTVTGVAANTTFQKPSTSFPAPVPLTSGSISVPDSHAPENLAILATGMPSTSYSLASHQEWPQHQEQTRTEQIYSQKQETLPASQYNMNFQAGTSVQLHSGVHHRADKLTEHSTVKQEYSHKSANKHHGQVAAPVIIPQKMSLDKYREKRKLETLELDVREHYVATPGEQQHKKHLQPQAASSSVTSPIKMKIPIANAEKPEKHLSDKKEKGGSLKLRIPIPPTEKGASKEELKMKIKVSSSERHSSSDEGSGKSKHSSPHVSKEHKDKHKEHSLNRHHGVGHKHSHSHGGGSGSSKHSTDGVTPSVLRSPVGLSSDGNSSASGSSRKKLHSNDASHNHHSKMSKSSKSSGSSSSSCSVKQYVSSHNSVFNLPLPPPPPVTYQVGYGHLSTLVKLDKKPVENGPDAHPQYSTNSQHMDYKDTFDMLDSLLSAQGMNM, encoded by the exons ATGAAGGCTGCATTCAATCTGCGGTTAAACCCCTTGTGCCCAGCTATTCCATTAAATGCATGTTACA cAAGCAAGGATTTGGCACAGACATCCTATTTCATGGCTACCAACAG CCTTCACCTTACCACGTTCTGTCTTCAGTACAAGCCCACAGTGATAGCATGTGTGTGCATTCACTTGGCCTGCAAGTGGTCCAACTGGGAGATTCCAGTGTCAACTGATGGCAAACACTGGTGGGAATATGTAGATCCCTCAGTGACTCTAGAACTATTAGATG AGCTAACTCATGAGTTTCTGCAAATACTGGAGAAAACACCTAGCAGGCTCAAGAGAATTAGAAATTGGCGG GCTAATCAGGCAGCTAAGAAACCTAAAGGTGATGGACAGGTATCTGAGAACTCGCTTCTTGGTTCATCTTTGGTCCAGAATTCCATTTTGGTGGATACAGTTACTGGTGTAGCTGCAAACACAACTTTCCAAAAACCATCGACATCATTTCCTGCACCAGTACCTCTGACCTCAGGAAGTATTTCTGTTCCAGACAGTCACGCACCTGAAAATTTGGCAATATTAGCTACAGGAATGCCAAGTACCTCATACAGTTTGGCATCTCACCAGGAATGGCCTCAGCACCAAGAACAAACAAGGACAGAACAGATATACTCTCAGAAGCAGGAGACACTGCCTGCTAGTCAGTACAACATGAACTTCCAAGCAGGGACGTCCGTGCAGTTGCACTCCGGAGTACACCACAGAGCTGACAAACTCACTGAGCATTCTACTGTCAAACAAGAATATTCTCATAAGTCAGCAAACAAACACCATGGACAAGTTGCTGCTCCTGTAATAATTCCTCAAAAAATGTCTTTGGATAAATACAGGGAGAAGCGCAAACTAGAAACCCTGGAACTGGATGTCAGAGAACACTATGTAGCAACCCCAGGCGAGCAGCAGCATAAAAAGcacctgcagccacaggcagccAGCAGTTCTGTTACATCTcccataaaaatgaaaattcctaTTGCAAATGCTGAGAAGCCTGAAAAACATTTGTCCGATAAGAAAGAGAAGGGTGGCTCGCTCAAACTCCGTATTCCAATCCCACCCACAGAAAAGGGTGCCAGTAAGGAggagctgaaaatgaaaatcaagGTTTCTTCCTCAGAAAGGCACAGCTCGTCGGACGAGGGCAGCGGCAAGAGCAAACACTCGAGTCCCCACGTGAGCAAAGAGCATAAGGACAAACACAAAGAGCACTCTCTGAACCGCCACCACGGCGTGGGCCACAAGCACTCGCACTCCCACGGCgggggcagtggcagcagtaAGCACAGCACTGATGGAGTGACGCCCTCTGTGCTGAGGAGTCCCGTGGGCCTGAGCAGCGATGGCAACTCCTCTGCTTCCGGCTCTTCGAGGAAGAAGTTGCACAGCAACGATGCTTCTCACAACCACCACTCCAAAATGAGCAAAAGTTCCAAAAGTTCAGGTAGTTCATCTAGTTCTTGCTCTGTTAAGCAGTATGTATCCTCTCACAACTCTGTTTTTAACCTTCCCTtaccccctcctccccctgtCACATACCAGGTGGGCTACGGACATCTCAGCACCCTCGTGAAACTGGACAAGAAACCAGTGGAGAACGGTCCTGATGCCCATCCCCAGTACAGTACAAACAGCCAGCATATGGACTACAAAGACACATTCGACATGCTGGATTCGCTGTTAAGTGCCCAAGGAATGAACATGTAG
- the CCNT2 gene encoding cyclin-T2 isoform X6, with amino-acid sequence MATNSLHLTTFCLQYKPTVIACVCIHLACKWSNWEIPVSTDGKHWWEYVDPSVTLELLDELTHEFLQILEKTPSRLKRIRNWRANQAAKKPKGDGQVSENSLLGSSLVQNSILVDTVTGVAANTTFQKPSTSFPAPVPLTSGSISVPDSHAPENLAILATGMPSTSYSLASHQEWPQHQEQTRTEQIYSQKQETLPASQYNMNFQAGTSVQLHSGVHHRADKLTEHSTVKQEYSHKSANKHHGQVAAPVIIPQKMSLDKYREKRKLETLELDVREHYVATPGEQQHKKHLQPQAASSSVTSPIKMKIPIANAEKPEKHLSDKKEKGGSLKLRIPIPPTEKGASKEELKMKIKVSSSERHSSSDEGSGKSKHSSPHVSKEHKDKHKEHSLNRHHGVGHKHSHSHGGGSGSSKHSTDGVTPSVLRSPVGLSSDGNSSASGSSRKKLHSNDASHNHHSKMSKSSKSSGSSSSSCSVKQYVSSHNSVFNLPLPPPPPVTYQVGYGHLSTLVKLDKKPVENGPDAHPQYSTNSQHMDYKDTFDMLDSLLSAQGMNM; translated from the exons ATGGCTACCAACAG CCTTCACCTTACCACGTTCTGTCTTCAGTACAAGCCCACAGTGATAGCATGTGTGTGCATTCACTTGGCCTGCAAGTGGTCCAACTGGGAGATTCCAGTGTCAACTGATGGCAAACACTGGTGGGAATATGTAGATCCCTCAGTGACTCTAGAACTATTAGATG AGCTAACTCATGAGTTTCTGCAAATACTGGAGAAAACACCTAGCAGGCTCAAGAGAATTAGAAATTGGCGG GCTAATCAGGCAGCTAAGAAACCTAAAGGTGATGGACAGGTATCTGAGAACTCGCTTCTTGGTTCATCTTTGGTCCAGAATTCCATTTTGGTGGATACAGTTACTGGTGTAGCTGCAAACACAACTTTCCAAAAACCATCGACATCATTTCCTGCACCAGTACCTCTGACCTCAGGAAGTATTTCTGTTCCAGACAGTCACGCACCTGAAAATTTGGCAATATTAGCTACAGGAATGCCAAGTACCTCATACAGTTTGGCATCTCACCAGGAATGGCCTCAGCACCAAGAACAAACAAGGACAGAACAGATATACTCTCAGAAGCAGGAGACACTGCCTGCTAGTCAGTACAACATGAACTTCCAAGCAGGGACGTCCGTGCAGTTGCACTCCGGAGTACACCACAGAGCTGACAAACTCACTGAGCATTCTACTGTCAAACAAGAATATTCTCATAAGTCAGCAAACAAACACCATGGACAAGTTGCTGCTCCTGTAATAATTCCTCAAAAAATGTCTTTGGATAAATACAGGGAGAAGCGCAAACTAGAAACCCTGGAACTGGATGTCAGAGAACACTATGTAGCAACCCCAGGCGAGCAGCAGCATAAAAAGcacctgcagccacaggcagccAGCAGTTCTGTTACATCTcccataaaaatgaaaattcctaTTGCAAATGCTGAGAAGCCTGAAAAACATTTGTCCGATAAGAAAGAGAAGGGTGGCTCGCTCAAACTCCGTATTCCAATCCCACCCACAGAAAAGGGTGCCAGTAAGGAggagctgaaaatgaaaatcaagGTTTCTTCCTCAGAAAGGCACAGCTCGTCGGACGAGGGCAGCGGCAAGAGCAAACACTCGAGTCCCCACGTGAGCAAAGAGCATAAGGACAAACACAAAGAGCACTCTCTGAACCGCCACCACGGCGTGGGCCACAAGCACTCGCACTCCCACGGCgggggcagtggcagcagtaAGCACAGCACTGATGGAGTGACGCCCTCTGTGCTGAGGAGTCCCGTGGGCCTGAGCAGCGATGGCAACTCCTCTGCTTCCGGCTCTTCGAGGAAGAAGTTGCACAGCAACGATGCTTCTCACAACCACCACTCCAAAATGAGCAAAAGTTCCAAAAGTTCAGGTAGTTCATCTAGTTCTTGCTCTGTTAAGCAGTATGTATCCTCTCACAACTCTGTTTTTAACCTTCCCTtaccccctcctccccctgtCACATACCAGGTGGGCTACGGACATCTCAGCACCCTCGTGAAACTGGACAAGAAACCAGTGGAGAACGGTCCTGATGCCCATCCCCAGTACAGTACAAACAGCCAGCATATGGACTACAAAGACACATTCGACATGCTGGATTCGCTGTTAAGTGCCCAAGGAATGAACATGTAG
- the CCNT2 gene encoding cyclin-T2 isoform X5 has protein sequence MYTVSERSVTFNHFSSKDLAQTSYFMATNSLHLTTFCLQYKPTVIACVCIHLACKWSNWEIPVSTDGKHWWEYVDPSVTLELLDELTHEFLQILEKTPSRLKRIRNWRANQAAKKPKGDGQVSENSLLGSSLVQNSILVDTVTGVAANTTFQKPSTSFPAPVPLTSGSISVPDSHAPENLAILATGMPSTSYSLASHQEWPQHQEQTRTEQIYSQKQETLPASQYNMNFQAGTSVQLHSGVHHRADKLTEHSTVKQEYSHKSANKHHGQVAAPVIIPQKMSLDKYREKRKLETLELDVREHYVATPGEQQHKKHLQPQAASSSVTSPIKMKIPIANAEKPEKHLSDKKEKGGSLKLRIPIPPTEKGASKEELKMKIKVSSSERHSSSDEGSGKSKHSSPHVSKEHKDKHKEHSLNRHHGVGHKHSHSHGGGSGSSKHSTDGVTPSVLRSPVGLSSDGNSSASGSSRKKLHSNDASHNHHSKMSKSSKSSGSSSSSCSVKQYVSSHNSVFNLPLPPPPPVTYQVGYGHLSTLVKLDKKPVENGPDAHPQYSTNSQHMDYKDTFDMLDSLLSAQGMNM, from the exons cAAGCAAGGATTTGGCACAGACATCCTATTTCATGGCTACCAACAG CCTTCACCTTACCACGTTCTGTCTTCAGTACAAGCCCACAGTGATAGCATGTGTGTGCATTCACTTGGCCTGCAAGTGGTCCAACTGGGAGATTCCAGTGTCAACTGATGGCAAACACTGGTGGGAATATGTAGATCCCTCAGTGACTCTAGAACTATTAGATG AGCTAACTCATGAGTTTCTGCAAATACTGGAGAAAACACCTAGCAGGCTCAAGAGAATTAGAAATTGGCGG GCTAATCAGGCAGCTAAGAAACCTAAAGGTGATGGACAGGTATCTGAGAACTCGCTTCTTGGTTCATCTTTGGTCCAGAATTCCATTTTGGTGGATACAGTTACTGGTGTAGCTGCAAACACAACTTTCCAAAAACCATCGACATCATTTCCTGCACCAGTACCTCTGACCTCAGGAAGTATTTCTGTTCCAGACAGTCACGCACCTGAAAATTTGGCAATATTAGCTACAGGAATGCCAAGTACCTCATACAGTTTGGCATCTCACCAGGAATGGCCTCAGCACCAAGAACAAACAAGGACAGAACAGATATACTCTCAGAAGCAGGAGACACTGCCTGCTAGTCAGTACAACATGAACTTCCAAGCAGGGACGTCCGTGCAGTTGCACTCCGGAGTACACCACAGAGCTGACAAACTCACTGAGCATTCTACTGTCAAACAAGAATATTCTCATAAGTCAGCAAACAAACACCATGGACAAGTTGCTGCTCCTGTAATAATTCCTCAAAAAATGTCTTTGGATAAATACAGGGAGAAGCGCAAACTAGAAACCCTGGAACTGGATGTCAGAGAACACTATGTAGCAACCCCAGGCGAGCAGCAGCATAAAAAGcacctgcagccacaggcagccAGCAGTTCTGTTACATCTcccataaaaatgaaaattcctaTTGCAAATGCTGAGAAGCCTGAAAAACATTTGTCCGATAAGAAAGAGAAGGGTGGCTCGCTCAAACTCCGTATTCCAATCCCACCCACAGAAAAGGGTGCCAGTAAGGAggagctgaaaatgaaaatcaagGTTTCTTCCTCAGAAAGGCACAGCTCGTCGGACGAGGGCAGCGGCAAGAGCAAACACTCGAGTCCCCACGTGAGCAAAGAGCATAAGGACAAACACAAAGAGCACTCTCTGAACCGCCACCACGGCGTGGGCCACAAGCACTCGCACTCCCACGGCgggggcagtggcagcagtaAGCACAGCACTGATGGAGTGACGCCCTCTGTGCTGAGGAGTCCCGTGGGCCTGAGCAGCGATGGCAACTCCTCTGCTTCCGGCTCTTCGAGGAAGAAGTTGCACAGCAACGATGCTTCTCACAACCACCACTCCAAAATGAGCAAAAGTTCCAAAAGTTCAGGTAGTTCATCTAGTTCTTGCTCTGTTAAGCAGTATGTATCCTCTCACAACTCTGTTTTTAACCTTCCCTtaccccctcctccccctgtCACATACCAGGTGGGCTACGGACATCTCAGCACCCTCGTGAAACTGGACAAGAAACCAGTGGAGAACGGTCCTGATGCCCATCCCCAGTACAGTACAAACAGCCAGCATATGGACTACAAAGACACATTCGACATGCTGGATTCGCTGTTAAGTGCCCAAGGAATGAACATGTAG